TTGGAGCACCAGACCATGACGTCGCGTTGTTTGGTGCCATCAAGGGCACCCTCATGGCGCACAGCATGCGGAAAGTTGCCCGCCTTGCGTTCAAGGTCGGCAAACACCCTGTAATTACCTTCATTTTTCAGCTTTTGAATCGCGTTCGTGAAAAATTTTTCGTAGTCCATGGGTTCTCCTATGGGCCCTTAACTTCCACCCAAAGCCAAAATCCTATTCATCATCTGCTTTGTGTGATCCATGCCAACCAGTCACTTTCACCAAGATGACGATTTATACTTAATAAATACTAAATTTCCACTGATTTCCACCGGATTCCACTGATTTTCATAGGAGAGTTTTTAGGAATTCTTGCCCTTAATCCCGGCCATAGACATCTTCAAGGCGGACAATGTCGTCTTCGCCCAGATAGTCACCGGATTGAATTTCGATGAGATGGAGGGGCAGGTCTGTTTTATTTTCAAGGCGATGGGTCATGCCGATGGGAATATAGGTGGATTGATCGGCCCCCAGTTCAAGGGTCTTGTCATCCCGGGTTACGGTGGCCCGCCCGCTGACAACGACCCAGTGTTCTGCCCGTTTAGCATGCTTTTGCAAGCTGAGACGCCCACCCGGGTTCACCGTGATGCGCTTGACCTGAAAGCGATCGCCGATGTCCACACCGTGGTAGCTGCCCCAGGGGCGATATACGGTGGTATGGGTTTTGGGTTCTGGCCGGTTCGTCGCTTTCAGTTGTTCGACGATCTTTTTAACATCCTGGGCGGCATCCTTTTTGGCAACCAGCACCGCATCATCGGTGACAATCACGATCATATCTTCGATGCCAATGGTGGCCAAAAGGCCCTTTTCCGTCCGCAGATAGGAATTTTGGGTATCTTCCATTAACACGTCGCCATGGGTGACGTTGCCCGCGGTGTCGCCTTGATCGAGCTGCCACAATGCGGACCACGACCCAACATCAGACCAGCCTATTGATGCGGGAACCACAGCGCCTAACGCCGTTTTTTCCATCACGGCATAATCGATGGAGATATCGGGACAGGTTTCAAGGGCGTTTTGGTTTAGACGAAGGAAATCGATGTCATGTTCGGCCAAAGCCAGGGCAGCACGCGCTGACTTTAAAAGATCAGGTTGCAGGCGTTCCAGTTCCCCAAGAAAGGCCGCAGCGCCCATCAGAAAAATGCCACTGTTCCAAAAATAATCACCGGATGAAACGAAAGCTTGTGCGGTTTTGGCATCGGGTTTTTCGGTGAATTGCGCGATTGCGAAACAGCCCGCTGCATCGCTTATGGAATCGCTTTTCTGAATATAGCCATATCCGGTTTCCGGTTGATCGGGGGTGATGCCAAAGGTGACAAGTCGGCCTGCCTGTGCTGCGGGCAGTGCCAGCTGAATGGTATCGTGGAAGCCTTGAGTATCCAAAATGACGTGATCAGCGGGGCTCAACAACATGATGGCGTCAGGGTCGCGTTCCACCAGCATCAGTGCCGCAATGGCCGCTGCCGGGGCAGTGTTGCGCCCAATGGGTTCTAAAATGATGGCTTCGGCCTGAATGGATGCTTCGCGAAATTGTTCGGCGACAATAAAACGATGTTCATCGTTACACAGTATCAGGGGCGGATTAAAGGCATTGCCTGAGATGCGAAGGGCAGCTTCCTGGAGCATGGTTTTATCCGATGCCAGCGCCATGAATTGCTTCGGGAACCCGCTTCTGGACATCGGCCATAAACGTGTTCCTGTGCCCCCTGCAAGCAGCACGGGCCAGATCGTGCCAAAATGAGACCCATTCCCGGTCATCGTTTTCTCCACTTCGTTTGCGTCTTGCTAGCGTAATTTATGCACCCCGACAAGCGCAACCCGGGTTTTTGAATAATCGTAGGGGTTGAGGGTTGGTAAATAATCTTGAAACGGCACTAGCCTAGATGGGCTCAATATGCCTATCCTTTCAACAGGTAAGCTTAAGATTGTTGTAAAGGGGATTGGCCATGGCGCTAAATGACATCCTGGTTCATATCGATTCATCACCGGCAGCACCCGCACAACTAGATTATGCGGTCAGACTGGCTGAAAAGCATGAAGCCCATCTTTCCGCACTCTATGTCATTGCGATAGCACCCATCCATCAATACACCGAAGCCGATCTTGGTCCGGAACTGATTGAGGCCCATGATCGTTTCATGCGGGAATCCGCAGCTGAGGCCAAGGCCATGTTTGATGCCCGGGTCGCCAACAGTTCCATCACAGCCGAATGGCGCCAAGTCGAGGGTGCCGTTCCTGAAATGGTGGTGCTGCATTCACGCTATGCCGATCTGGCTGTTTTAGGGCAACGTATCGTTGGCCGTCTTGATGCCGGTGCGGCGCCTGAATTGCCAGATCATGTGGTGCTGGATGTTGGCCGCCCCGCAGTGGTCGTGCCCCATTCATTCGAGCCTCAAACCATTGGTTCCCGGGTGTTGTTGGCCTGGAATGCAAGCCGTGATGCGGCCCGTGCGGCCAATGATGCCCTGCCCATTCTTCAGGCCGCAGATGACGTTCGCGTCATGATCATTAATCCTGAAAAAGGCATTATGGGCCATGGCGAGCTGCCCGGTGCAGACATCGCCACCCACCTTGCGCGCCACGGTGTCAAAGCAGAGGTGGTTGAGGTGACGGCTGGTCGTAAAAAGGTTGGCGATGAATTACTTTCGCAGATCAACGCTTTCAATGCCGATTTCATGGTAATGGGGTCTTATGGCAGTTTTCGGCTGCGCGAACTGGTTTTCGGTGGCACCACAAGGCGTATCCTTGAAGCGATGACCGTTCCCATTTTGATGTCGCGATAACGCGCTTTAAATTTACGGATAAGCAGCGCTTGGTTCAGTCGCTTGTGCGCGTTGCCTTTGGGTCCAGCGCATCTTGAAGGCCGTCGCCGATAAAGTTGAAGGCGATCACGGTAATAAAAATCGCCAGTCCCGGATAAACCACCTGCATGGGCGCGGTCCAGACCAGTTCCTGTGCCCCGGTCAGCATGTTGCCCCAGCTGGCAACAGGGGGGTGGATGCCGAGGCCAAGGAAACTCAGGACCGATTCCAGCAAAATGACATTGCCAACGGTAAGGGTGGTGGCAACGATAATCGGGGTTACGACGTTTGGCAGAATGTGGATGGCCATGATGCGCAGGTCTGAGGCTCCACTGGCGGTGGCGGCCGATACAAAATCCAGTTCCCGAACACTTAAACTCGCACCGCGCACCAATCTGGCAACGGTGGTCCATCCAACCAGAGCGATGATGAAGATAATCCGGTAAAGATCGATATCAGGATTTTGTGCCAGACTTTCGCTGAGCCCCAGCTTGTTCAGGTCCACTGCTGCCAGCACAATCAGAAGGGGCAGCAACGGCAGGGCGATCACCCCGTCTGTCAGGCGCATCAACAAACCATCCATGCGCCCCCCGTAATAGCCCGCAATCAGGCCGACAATGGTGCCGATCACGGCGGAGATAACAGCGGCCGACAGTCCAACAATCAGCGAGACTTGGCCACCGCGTAAAAGCCTTGCCAGAAGGTCGCGGCCCAGTTCATCGGTGCCTAAGGGGTGGGTAAATGATGCCGTTGTCAGTCGGTGGTCCAGATCAACCTGCGTGGGATCAAGACCAAACAGGGTTTCCATGATGGATGCCCCAAAAACAAACAGGGACATCAAGACGAGGACGAAAGCCGAAATCAAGGCCATTTTGTGGGTGGCGAAGCGGCTGATAAAAATCTGCCATGTGCTTAGCCCAGTGGCTGCGGTGTCTGTGGTGTCTGTGGTGTTGGTTAGGGGAACGGGCATGGACATGGTTAGCTGCCCCCCTTTGTTTTGGCAGATTTTCCGCCGCCGAGCGATATGCGCGGGTCCAGCCAGGCATAGGTGATATCGGCTCCAAGGTTAGCCAGCAGCGTCACCAAGGTCGCCAGTAAAAGGGTCACCAGTGCCATGTTGTAATCATTGCCCATGATGGAGTCGAAAATCAGTTTTCCCATGCCCGGATAAGCAAACATGGTCTCTGTGATCAGGGCACCGGAAAACAGGGTTCCGAAAGAAAGCGCGATCACGGTGGTTACCGGGATCAAGGCATTGCGGAAGGCATGGCGCCGGACCACCTGGCCGCGGGTGGCGCCCTTGGCAAAGGCCGTGCGGATATAGTCCTGGCGCATGACCTCGATCATGGACGCCCGCATAAAACGGGTATAGGAGCCGATGGAAAATACCGTCAGGGTGATCACGGGCAGCACCAGATGGCGGGCCGTATCGATGAAGCCCCCACCATTGATGGCCGACACGCCCGATGCAGGCAGGATGGGGATTAGGACGGCAAACACAATAATCAGCATCAAAGCCAGCCAGAAGACGGGTACGGAAATGCCTGCAAAACACAACAGGTTGATGATGTGATCTGCGCGGCTGTTTTGGTGGATGGCAGCGTAAGCCCCGGCGGGGATGGCAATGGCGACAGAGGCGATGAAAGAGAGCCCCATCAGGTTAATGGTGTTGGTCATGAATGGTCCCATCACGTCCAACACCGGGCGGATATGAAGTCTGGAATTCCCGAAATCTCCGCCAAGGGCTTTCATGGCCCAGTTGTAATAGCGTTCCAGCAAGGGTTGATCGAGCCCGTAAACGGCGCGCAACCGGGCGGCATCGGCGGGGGTAAGACGGGGATCGGATTTAATCATCAGGTCAATGGGATCGCCCGGCATGAGCCCGATCAGGGCATAAATGACAAAAGACATGATGATCAGCACAAAGACCGACTCGACCAATCGTCCAGCGATATAGCGGATCATTGGCTACCTCCCGGACCGGGAATCGGATTATGGCAGGCCGCTTTATGATCGGCATTGCGCTCGGTTGCTTCCAGCAATGGCATGGTGATTTTGCAGGTTTCCGTGGCGCGGGGACAGCGGGGATGGAACGGGCATCCAGAGGGTGGATCAATGGGGCTGGGCACATCGCCTTGGGGTGATGATCCTGATCGTTTGCCATTGCCCGGTACGGGGACCGCATCAATCAGGGTTTGCGTGTAGGGGTGGTGGGGATGGGTAAACAGCATTTCGCGGGGCGCGCTTTCGACCACATGGCCCAGATACATGACAACGATGTGATCGGCAAAATGATTGACCACCCCAAGGTCATGGCTAATGAACAAAAAGGCGAGACCGGCTTCATCCTTCAGGTCTTTTAAAAGGTTGAGGATTTGGCTCTGGATAGAAACATCAAGAGCAGACAAGGGCTCATCGGCAATAATCAGTTCCGGGTCAATGGCAAGGGC
This Rhodospirillales bacterium DNA region includes the following protein-coding sequences:
- a CDS encoding mannose-1-phosphate guanylyltransferase/mannose-6-phosphate isomerase, which gives rise to MTGNGSHFGTIWPVLLAGGTGTRLWPMSRSGFPKQFMALASDKTMLQEAALRISGNAFNPPLILCNDEHRFIVAEQFREASIQAEAIILEPIGRNTAPAAAIAALMLVERDPDAIMLLSPADHVILDTQGFHDTIQLALPAAQAGRLVTFGITPDQPETGYGYIQKSDSISDAAGCFAIAQFTEKPDAKTAQAFVSSGDYFWNSGIFLMGAAAFLGELERLQPDLLKSARAALALAEHDIDFLRLNQNALETCPDISIDYAVMEKTALGAVVPASIGWSDVGSWSALWQLDQGDTAGNVTHGDVLMEDTQNSYLRTEKGLLATIGIEDMIVIVTDDAVLVAKKDAAQDVKKIVEQLKATNRPEPKTHTTVYRPWGSYHGVDIGDRFQVKRITVNPGGRLSLQKHAKRAEHWVVVSGRATVTRDDKTLELGADQSTYIPIGMTHRLENKTDLPLHLIEIQSGDYLGEDDIVRLEDVYGRD
- a CDS encoding ABC transporter permease, with the protein product MPVPLTNTTDTTDTAATGLSTWQIFISRFATHKMALISAFVLVLMSLFVFGASIMETLFGLDPTQVDLDHRLTTASFTHPLGTDELGRDLLARLLRGGQVSLIVGLSAAVISAVIGTIVGLIAGYYGGRMDGLLMRLTDGVIALPLLPLLIVLAAVDLNKLGLSESLAQNPDIDLYRIIFIIALVGWTTVARLVRGASLSVRELDFVSAATASGASDLRIMAIHILPNVVTPIIVATTLTVGNVILLESVLSFLGLGIHPPVASWGNMLTGAQELVWTAPMQVVYPGLAIFITVIAFNFIGDGLQDALDPKATRTSD
- a CDS encoding ABC transporter permease, with translation MIRYIAGRLVESVFVLIIMSFVIYALIGLMPGDPIDLMIKSDPRLTPADAARLRAVYGLDQPLLERYYNWAMKALGGDFGNSRLHIRPVLDVMGPFMTNTINLMGLSFIASVAIAIPAGAYAAIHQNSRADHIINLLCFAGISVPVFWLALMLIIVFAVLIPILPASGVSAINGGGFIDTARHLVLPVITLTVFSIGSYTRFMRASMIEVMRQDYIRTAFAKGATRGQVVRRHAFRNALIPVTTVIALSFGTLFSGALITETMFAYPGMGKLIFDSIMGNDYNMALVTLLLATLVTLLANLGADITYAWLDPRISLGGGKSAKTKGGS
- a CDS encoding universal stress protein, giving the protein MALNDILVHIDSSPAAPAQLDYAVRLAEKHEAHLSALYVIAIAPIHQYTEADLGPELIEAHDRFMRESAAEAKAMFDARVANSSITAEWRQVEGAVPEMVVLHSRYADLAVLGQRIVGRLDAGAAPELPDHVVLDVGRPAVVVPHSFEPQTIGSRVLLAWNASRDAARAANDALPILQAADDVRVMIINPEKGIMGHGELPGADIATHLARHGVKAEVVEVTAGRKKVGDELLSQINAFNADFMVMGSYGSFRLRELVFGGTTRRILEAMTVPILMSR